Within bacterium, the genomic segment AAACAGCCACTTTCAAGATAGTTTTGAATTGTAGGATGAGTGAGATCGGTGACAATCACATAACGATAAATTCCGGGAGAGGTTTGGGCCATCTCAATATTGAAATAATTTTTGGGCATCCCCACAAAATTGGCGGCTTCCGTTTCGGATCCATCTACTTTACTGTCATTATCAGAAGATGTCCCCCCGCAATGAATAAAGCTCATGCAGGCCAGCAGGGTTAAAAATGTAAATCGCATAAAGTTCCTTTCATTTGTTTTTTCCCTGACCCACAAAAAGTCTTTAACGGATTTAAAAAGTGAAAGGGGACTAAAGTGAGGGTTTAAAGCAAAAGTTGGTATACGGTGTATACGGGCTAAAAATTCAATATTGACATAAACTCTTTCATTTGAAAGGTTTGCGGCGTGCAAAAGAAAAAGACAGCATTGGTACTTGAAGGCGGCGGAATCCGTTCTTCGTATTTGGGCGGGGTTTTAGAAATGTTGTATCAAAATGGCTATCCACATTTTGATATCGTTGTTGGCACTTCGGCCGGCGCCTGTTGTGGGGCTAATTTTATTGCGGGCGAAACGCATAAAAACAAAACCATTCTCTTTGATTATCTTTTAAACGGCAATTTCATCAAATTTCAGTATTCGCTTTCTACTAAAAACGTGATGGATATCGATTTTTTGGTAGATGAAGTGTGTGTGAAACATGTGCCGCTCAATCTTCCCAAAATTAAAGCTTCTAAAAGTACCCTCTATATGGCCGCTACCGATTTTTTAACCGGCAAAGCTTTTTATTTTAATAATCGCGAGCACGATATCTTGACGGCTCTTAAGGCCAGTTGTGCAGTTCCCTATATGTATAGAACTTCTGTAATGCATCATGGCCGACGTTATATTGATGGAGGGATGGTGGCTTCTATCCCCGTTAAAAAGGCGCTTGAGGAGGGGGCGACGGATATTGTGGTGATTGGCACAAGGGAAATGGGGTATCGCAAAAGTCCATCTAAAGCTCCCGGCTGGATCCATGACTTTTTTTACCCTAAAAGCGCTATGACACAGGCTTTTAAAAACCGTTATGCTCATTACAATGAAGCCATTGATCTGATAGAAAATCCTCCTCAGGGGGTTACTATTGATCTCATTGCTCCTCACAAAAAATTGGCAGTATCCCGTGTAACCAGCGATAAATTGAAGGTTGAAGAGGCTTATAAGCAGGGTTTAGCTGATGGTTTAGCCTATGTTGCCCTAAAGAAAGGTTTGGGCCAAAAAGACCTTGAACTATCAGCCTAAATTCAATACGATCGGCCCGCTCATGCTTAAAAAATTATCATTTCTTATTTTTATTTTGCTTTCTTTTTTAACGGCTTGCGGTGGTAAAACGTATCGTCCTCCCGTTGGTGCAACCGTCGACCAAGAGTTGCGTCGTTGTACCGAGTTGTCGCGCCAGAAAAAATTTGAAAAGGCTGTTGAATGTTTGGAAATTTTTAAGAGCCGTCATGCCGGTTCCGATTTATCGGGTACCGCCGAACTTTACATTGCCGACAATTTTTTTCGCCAAAAAGAATATTTGCTTGCGGCCAACAGTTATCAAGATTTTATTAAAAACAATCCCTATCACGAAAAAGTGGACTATGCGTATTATCAAACAGCACGTTCTTATTTAAAAGATATGCCCAAGTCTATTTCTCGCGATCAGGAAAATTTAAATTTAGCAGTAGAAAATTTGGAAATTTTGGTGCGTTCCTTTTCTGGGTCGCCTATGGCGGCGCAGGCTCAGGCCGAATACAACCGCGCTCGTGCCCTGCAGGCTAAAAAGCATTTTTATGTAGGTCGTTTTTATTATAAATATGGCGAATATTTGTCGGCCGCGCAGCGTTTTCAGGAAATTGTTGTTAATTATCCGGGCTTAGGATACGACGAAAAGGGTTTTTATTATCTCACCGAGGCTTTACTGAAAACAAACCAAAAGGATATTGCTGCCAAGGTGATTGGTGCTTTTGAAGAACGTTATCCAAGAAGTGAATTATTAAAAAAGGTAAAATCGAAAGTTCAAAAAAGTTAAGGAATGAATGATCGATATTCATTACGATCGCACGATCGGACGAATTATCGATTGCACTTTAAAAATTATGGATGCCGATATTAAATACTTAATTGAACAGGGTAAAAACTTTTTTAAGAATCAGGCTTATAAAAAGGCCGAGGGCTTTTTTTTAAAGGTCATTGCCTCTAACCGTGAATTTGCCGATGTGTACAACATGTTGGGTGTTATCTATCACCAGTCAGGCGAATTTTCGCGTGCTATCGAATCGTTTGAAAAAGCGCTTAAAATTAATCCCAACTACACCGAAGCGCTTCTTAACCTAAGTGTTCTCTATAACGATTTGGGTGAATACCGCCAAGCCAAGCAATTGGTAATGAAATC encodes:
- a CDS encoding patatin family protein, translated to MQKKKTALVLEGGGIRSSYLGGVLEMLYQNGYPHFDIVVGTSAGACCGANFIAGETHKNKTILFDYLLNGNFIKFQYSLSTKNVMDIDFLVDEVCVKHVPLNLPKIKASKSTLYMAATDFLTGKAFYFNNREHDILTALKASCAVPYMYRTSVMHHGRRYIDGGMVASIPVKKALEEGATDIVVIGTREMGYRKSPSKAPGWIHDFFYPKSAMTQAFKNRYAHYNEAIDLIENPPQGVTIDLIAPHKKLAVSRVTSDKLKVEEAYKQGLADGLAYVALKKGLGQKDLELSA
- the bamD gene encoding outer membrane protein assembly factor BamD, with product MLKKLSFLIFILLSFLTACGGKTYRPPVGATVDQELRRCTELSRQKKFEKAVECLEIFKSRHAGSDLSGTAELYIADNFFRQKEYLLAANSYQDFIKNNPYHEKVDYAYYQTARSYLKDMPKSISRDQENLNLAVENLEILVRSFSGSPMAAQAQAEYNRARALQAKKHFYVGRFYYKYGEYLSAAQRFQEIVVNYPGLGYDEKGFYYLTEALLKTNQKDIAAKVIGAFEERYPRSELLKKVKSKVQKS